One region of Oncorhynchus nerka isolate Pitt River linkage group LG22, Oner_Uvic_2.0, whole genome shotgun sequence genomic DNA includes:
- the LOC115104645 gene encoding cysteine-rich and transmembrane domain-containing protein 1-like: MNFDQPPPYGGPGPSAPGYAAPTAPGYPTPMAPVYQPQGFPDQGYPAQGYPAPGYPPTYPSCSNFPPGPPGLYQEQPGYQGYQIPPQPQLGWQDTPPGAQMYGEAPKNTVYVVEDRSRDGGGGGEHACLTACWTALCCCCLWDMMT, translated from the exons ATGAATTTTGATCAGCCGCCTCCTTATGGGGGCCCTGGCCCCTCTGCCCCAGGATACGCTGCCCCTACAGCACCTGGGTATCCAACCCCCATGGCCCCTGTGTACCAACCCCAAGGGTTCCCAGATCAGGGATACCCAGCCCAGGGATACCCTGCTCCGGGTTATCCACCCACATATCCATCCTGCTCTAACTTCCCCCCAGGACCCCCAGGTTTATACCAAGAGCAGCCAGGTTACCAGGGTTACCAGATTCCGCCTCAGCCACAGTTAGGATGGCAGGATACACCCCCTGGTGCACAAATGTATGGAGAAGCCCCTAAGAACACAG TGTATGTGGTGGAGGACAGGAGTCGAGATGGCGGAGGCGGAGGGGAGCACGCCTGTCTCACAGCCTGTTGGACGGCCCTTTGCTGCTGCTGTTTGTGGGACATGATGACCTGA